AGAGCGATGGTATCAAAAATGCAGAGGCGCCGGTATACTATGCGAATGTCTCTGGATCTCGATGTGCGCCTCGCCGCGCGGCAAATCCCCGAAAACGCCAAGCCTGCGATGTATCAGCGGTGGGTGTCGATCCTGTTTGCGCACTGGGCAATCGAGCCGGAAGAAATCCAGCGCACCCTCCCGTCGGGATTGCAAGTCGACACCTACGACAGTAAGGCCTGGTTGGCACTCGTCCCCTTTTTCATGCGCGACGTGCAGCCGACCTGGGCGCCTGCGGTACCCGTGATCTCCAACTTCCTGGAGCTGAACGTGCGTACCTATGTGATCGACGCTGAAGGCAAGCCCGCCGTCTGGTTTTACTCGCTGGACTGCAACCAACGCCTCGCGGTGCTGCTGGGGCGGCAATTTTTCCACCTGCCCTATGAAGTCTCCCGCATAAAAGCCAACGAGCCAAAACGTGCAGGCGACTGGATCGACTACCAGTGCCAGCGCCGGGGAGCGCCACACGAGGCCCGCTACCGCTATCGCGGCTTGCCAGTCGAGCCCGTAGAAGCGCGCCCGGGATCCCTCGAGTTTTTCCTGCTGGAGCGTTACTACCTCATCAGCGAACACGAGGGGCGCTTTTACCGAGGTCAGGTGGCGCATGAGCCTTACCGTTTTCGCCCGGCTGAGCTGGAACGCTGGGATTTGACGCCCTTAGCGCAGGCGAGAGTGCCCGCCCCCGTGCGTCCGCCCGACCACGTTTGCTACATCGACGACGTGCGCGTAAAAGCCTACAAGGTCGAACCGGTGCGGGGCTAAAGAGGCCCTACCCGACCCGCACG
The window above is part of the Verrucomicrobiota bacterium JB022 genome. Proteins encoded here:
- a CDS encoding DUF2071 domain-containing protein; protein product: MSLDLDVRLAARQIPENAKPAMYQRWVSILFAHWAIEPEEIQRTLPSGLQVDTYDSKAWLALVPFFMRDVQPTWAPAVPVISNFLELNVRTYVIDAEGKPAVWFYSLDCNQRLAVLLGRQFFHLPYEVSRIKANEPKRAGDWIDYQCQRRGAPHEARYRYRGLPVEPVEARPGSLEFFLLERYYLISEHEGRFYRGQVAHEPYRFRPAELERWDLTPLAQARVPAPVRPPDHVCYIDDVRVKAYKVEPVRG